The genomic interval cccaaatacTGGGATACAAAGGGTGGGAATGTCCCAAAAAGCCAAATCCCAGGGTTTCCCCCCAGATCCCAGGGTTTTTCCCCgaaatcccaaatcctcccccCCAGTCCCGttatttcccccaaatcctcttttttttttttccctgtgaaatcCTGGGATACTTTTCCCCTACATCCAGGGatattttcccccaaaccctGAGATATTTTCCCCCCAGATCTGGGGatatttccccccaaatcctggggatATTTTCTCTGAATCCCAGGGTATTTTCCCCCAAACCTGGGCACGTTTCTCCCCAAACCCGAGGACGTTTCCCCCCAAATCTGGGGatattttccccccaaacccggGGATATTTTACCCCCAAATCTGGGGatattttcccccaaacccaGGGATATTTTCCCCCTAAATCTGGGGATATTTCCCCCAAACCCGGGCACGTTTCCCCCCAAACCCGGGCACGTTTCCCCCCAAACCCGGGGatattttcccccaaacccGGGGatattttcccccaaacccGGGCACGTTTCCCCCCAAACCCGGGGATATTCCCCCCCAAACCCGGGGatattttccccccaaacccggGCACGTTTCCCCCCAAACCCGGGGatattttccccccaaacccggGCACGTTTCCCCCCAAACCCGGGCACGTTTCCCCCATAAAGCCCCGGCCATCCGCAGGCTGTTCCCGCGCTGCTGCGGCCGCTGCCGGGGCGCGCTGGGGCGCTCGGAGCGCGTCCTGCGGGTCCTGGGCCGCGTCTTCCACGAGCGCTGCCTCCGCTGCGGCTCCTGCGGCCGCCGCCTCCGCAGCGGCGACGAGTTCGTGCAGCGCGACGGGCGCATCCTGTGCCGCGGCCACGCCGGGCCCGGGACCGGCCCCGCCGAGGACGGAGGTAAAATAACGATTTATAATAGTGATAGtaaatttggggggtttggggggaatgttttgggatttttttcggttttttttgggattttttttggggtattttcggggtatttttcaggaatttttagggtttttctttttattttttgggaattttggggattttttttcagggggggtttggggtttttgggggtatttttttcgggattttttgtttggggtttgtttttttttttttaatttttagggaatttttggggtttttttcggacttttggggatttttttaggtaTTTTCGGGgtatttttcaggaatttttaggggttttctttttattttttgggaattttggggatatttttggggggattttttcaggggggtgttgggtttttgggggttttttttcgggattttttggggggtttttttttggaaatttttagggaatttttggggtatttttaggggtttttgtttgtttttttttttttttttaattttcttagggattttttaattattattttcttgggGGGCGGGGTTGGGAATATTTTGGAATTTTCTGGAGTATTTTTTGGGAGtcttttgcataatttttttaaagaattttggggattttttcccccaaaattctcttttttttttttttttttttcctggccgCAGCTCGGAGCGAGGACGAGGAGGGCCGGGATTCCCGGTGCTCCCGGAATTCCGGCGGGAAGGATCCCAAACGTTCCAAGCGGCCCCGAACGATCCTGAGCTCCCAACAGCGCCGGGCGTTCAAAGCCTCCTTCGAGGTCTCCTCCAAGCCCTGCCGGAAGGTGCCGGAACGTTCTGGAATGTGCTGGGAATGGGCCGGGACTGATCCTGGATTATTtcgggattttgggatggggttCTGGAATTGGGATCGGGGGCTGGAATTACAAAGGACTTTTCCCCATTCCCGGTCTCCTTCCCGGAATTCCGAGGGATTTTTCCCCCGTTCCCGCTCTCCTTCCCGGAATTCCGATGGATTTTTCCAGGTGCGGGAGACGCTGGCGGCCGAGACGGGGCTGACGGTCCGGGTGGTCCAGGTGTGGTTCCAGAACCAACGAGCCAAGGtgggaattcctggaattccgggataaaaaaacaaccccaaatcctccGGAATCGGGATTTTCCTGGGGTTTTCCCGGGATTCTTccgtggttttttttttcctcccagatgAAGAAGATTGCccgcaggcagcagcagcaggagcagctcggGAATTCCAGAGGGGGAATTCCAGGCGGGAGAGGACCCGGGAGGAGCGGCCGGGATGGgaatgaggatgaggagggtcAGGAATGACAGGAATGGGGTGGGAAAACGGGAATGgggtgggaaaaatgggaatgaggGTGGGAAAgcgggaatggggatgggaaaatggggatggggTGGATCAGGGATGGAGGGATCGGAAATCGGGAAGTCACAAGATCCCGATATCCCACAAGATCCCGATATCCCACAAGATCCCGATATCCCACATGATCCCGATATCCCACATCCCGGCATTCCCACATCCCAATATCCCACATCCTGATATCCCACATCCCGATATCCCACATCCCGGCATTCCCAGGCCTGCAGCGGATCCTGGTCCCGTTTTCCCGGATTCCGCCGCCGCCCCTGGAGCCCGGCGGATTCGACGGCGAGGCCGGAACGTTCCGGGGAACGCCCCCGGAGCTCCGGCCCTTCGGTAACTGCAGAGAATTCCGGGAATCCCCAGGCCCCGTCCCGGTTTGCCCAATTTTTCCcgatttttcctaatttttcccaccttttcccaGACTCCGAGGGAGTTTTCCAGGAGCTGGACGGGGACGCCCTGGGATCCTTGGCAGCGGCCCTGATCTCCACGGAGAATTCCCAGCAGCTAATCCTCGGGAATGCCAGAATTCCCGAAATCCCCGAGCCCGGGAATCCCATGGAGCGCCTCTACTCCATGCAGAGCTCCTACTTCACCTCCTGACATCCCGGAATTCCCGAAAATCCCAGTCCTGGGAATCCCAAAAAAACTGGGAtcgacccccccccccccccccccacccccaggaTTCCGCTGGAATTTGgtattttccctctgctcctgtgccaattttggggaatttttggggggaaaattttGGGAATGCTTccgtttttttgtttttcttttttttttcttttttttttttttttggcatgtcTGGTGGGAAATAAatcccaggaaagaaaaaaaaaaaaaaaaggaaaataaaaagagagaaaagtttttggaatttggggggatGGTGGGATTggaattcccaggaattttggggctcCCAAGGGTTGAGAAGGCTTCCAGAATTCccagaggtttgtttttttttccatggaaaacagTGACTCCAATCTCCGAATAATTCCGTGGGACCACGAGATtcccaaagaaaccccaaaaactggGAGGGAGccaaggaaaagctggaaaagagggaaaaggtggtggaaaaagggaggaaaagatggggaaaaaaaagaggggaaaaaaggaaaaaatttggaatgaaaagaaggaaaagcagaatttttggTCCCATCCCGAAGACTCCTGGGGAGACCCCactataattttaatttcttccccCAATTTTTGGGATAAAAGCCCAGGAATCCACAGGGAATTGCGGAGCAGGCCCCACATCCCAGGGCTCCTTTCCCAGAGGGGcaattcccaggatttgggaGGAGATTCCAGAAGGTTCTGAGGCTTTCTTGGCATTCCTGGATGGGTTTTAATTCCAGGGATTCTctggggagggaaagaaaggggaaaaaaaaaaatcacatttttatcccaaaattccaattttttcccaaatttcctttctccagcttttccatggagaaaaaaaaaaaaaaaacaaaaaaaaaaaagtgccacCTGGGTGAGTTTTGGGGAATTCAAATCCCACTTTTGtcccaaaattcaaaatttccaGCATTTCCTGAGGCAGGAGGGGCCAGGGCCATTTTTAGGGTTTAACTTCCATTCctatcccaaaattccagctcCAAATTTCCTTCCAGGGGGTTCCAGC from Molothrus aeneus isolate 106 unplaced genomic scaffold, BPBGC_Maene_1.0 scaffold_30, whole genome shotgun sequence carries:
- the LOC136569896 gene encoding LIM homeobox transcription factor 1-beta-like encodes the protein MEFQGFFGNSHFFYVWEFPFFGFGNSLFFGEFPALGGKKSEFPTKMGIFSPPVLSSPLPRARPRPSPGSAHGRGPRRARCHCRDPAVAAAVAIAAPLSPSPSRCPGPAAGMKPEEAPSCREQGAPLPGAGSPPAALPVLCAGCGRGIWDRFLLRVNERSWHERCLRCSECGRALRGRCFSRERRLLCAPDYERLFPRCCGRCRGALGRSERVLRVLGRVFHERCLRCGSCGRRLRSGDEFVQRDGRILCRGHAGPGTGPAEDGARSEDEEGRDSRCSRNSGGKDPKRSKRPRTILSSQQRRAFKASFEVSSKPCRKVRETLAAETGLTVRVVQVWFQNQRAKMKKIARRQQQQEQLGNSRGGIPGGRGPGRSGRDGNEDEEGLQRILVPFSRIPPPPLEPGGFDGEAGTFRGTPPELRPFDSEGVFQELDGDALGSLAAALISTENSQQLILGNARIPEIPEPGNPMERLYSMQSSYFTS